DNA sequence from the Dunckerocampus dactyliophorus isolate RoL2022-P2 chromosome 4, RoL_Ddac_1.1, whole genome shotgun sequence genome:
gagaataagttgTTCACTTACGAGAAAGTCGTGCAGTTGATAAAAAAGTTATCCTACCTTTGACCCAGAATAACGGTcgaaaatttaccagaaaaaatgtcgtaaatttatgagggaaaaaaagtcgtaatattacctttgaccCCGATTAGGGGTTGTAAATGTATGAggaaaaagtggtaaatttacgaaaatagtaaataatagaaaaaaagtcatcgtaaatttacaagaaaagttgtaaatttgagATAAAAGTTGTTAGTGAGAAGTCATATTACCTTTGACCCAGAataaaagtcagaaatttacgagaaaaaaatgtcgtAAATTTGAGaatagttgtaaatttacaaggggaaaaaaggcatattATTTACCTTTTGACCAAGGCCAAAgtttacatactgtaagtcccccgttttcatagctgtcccaggcaatgcctgttacgattgagtgttaaaataatctgagatttggagaataaagtcgtaaatttacgagaataaagttgtagatTTGCGAGAATAAAAGTGACTTTATGTTCCagacattgcctgagacagctatgaaaaggggggacttaggTGGAGGCGGTGGGGTAAGGAATGCAGACGTGAGATGATGCAAACCCATGCTGTTTTTTCTCGCCACAGCATCGACATAACACCTGATGGAATGAAGGCGGTCGTCACCTTGTCGTCAGGCGACATGAGAAGATCCCTCAACATCCTGCAGGTACTGTAGGTCcaccttttgcttttttttcaatttatgtgTGCTCTGATTGACTCCTGTGACGGCAGAGCACCAGCATGGCATACTCCAAGGTCACTGAGGACACGGTGTACACCTGCACGGGTCACCCCCTGCGCTCGGACATCGCCAACATCCTAGACTGGTCCCTCAATAAAGATTTCAACACCGCCTACCAACGTATCCTTTCTCCTAGTGGCTGAAAggcaaaaaaagtgaaaaggtTTTTGAAGGTGTCCCTGAACTCGTCCACACCAGAGATCCTCGAGCTGAAGACATTAAAAGGTTTGGCACTGCAGGACATCCTCACGGAAGTCCACTTGCTCATCCATCGAGGTAAGAGCACTCAGAAGGTTCTTGTTGGAGCTTCCTGATCATTTTCCTCATCGGAAATAATGGAAGTGATAACAATATGTGAAATATGTACATTTGCTCGcatgatgcacttctgccacctggtggccgtttttatggcattaaaattgctcgCAAGTCTCATCATTGgatgaggagttgcatcagcacataaaaaaatatgtaaaagacaTATGAATAAGTCGTTGGGATTGGGCGTCGGGGttaataaaaacgtataactacgtctttggtattgaatgaattaatgctATCagatttattataaatataatgcTATTATATttattccctcatatcggcccgataattaacGGAGCGCCGAAAACCAAAGTGtgataatgtaaatccaattaatccacccaaaaactgcattttataaAGAGTAATTAAAGTTTTAGCTGCAgataacaatgacaaaataatgaTCAATGATGGATAagttaacatttaacataatttttaccttttttatgGAAGACTTGTAAGTGAAGACAGTGAGGAGTggcgagttctttcttgaatcgAATAGCGTCTCTTGCCTTCTTTATTAAATTGCTTGCACTCGCAACTTACTGTGGCCCCGTGGTGGGTCATTTAGCAGTCTGGAAGTATACTTGtataagtttggacacccctaggtTAGTGCAACAGGTGGAATATTCACCAAGTGAAGCTGTGTGGTGCTTTTTCTTTCCCCCTTAGTGGACTTCCCTGCCTCGGTCCGGATGGGTTTGCTCATCAAGTTGGCCGATGTCGAGTAAGTCACACGAATCCCCGCTGAGACGCGAGCTGAAAGAGTTTTGTTTGACGCAAAGCGGCGTTCCTCTCCGTCCTCAGGCACAGGCTGGCGTCCGGCACCAACGAGAAGATCCAGCTCAGCTCCATGGTGGCGGCCTTCCAAGCCGTCAGGGACCTTGTGTTCGGCGAGGCCCCCTAGTGTCGCTGAGTCACAGTCGGTCTTTACGTTCCACACGGATGTCCATCCGCAATCATAATAAACGCCAAAAGACCAAGCAGTGTGGAAATGATTTTAATAAAAGTACTTAGCATGCAGGTAGAGTAGTGGTGCATGAGATCAGCGCTGGAACATGAGAAACACCTTTCCtatgtacaaaataaattaGCAGCAGTATTATATGATATCAATTAACAGTGACGTGCTAGTGCAATACAACTTTAGTGTTGGAATGTCCCCTTAAAAGCGTCAAAGCAACAACTAAACATTATTTGCATCATGAGGCAGTTCAACCATCACGAGGCCCGTGGCTTTAAGTTTTTAAGTTTGCCACGTGGCATCCGACGTGGCGTGGTGCGCCCTCAGGCAGTCGGGAATGTCGCGGTAGGTGAGGTACTCCAGGATCCTTTTGGGGAGGGGCAGCGGCTCCATCTGGTGCGTGGACACCGAGTGGCGCAGGATGGAGCGGCACAGGTGGCGCAGGTTGGGCACTGTCCAGGGCGCCTTCCAGAACCTCACGTGGCCATCACGGGTCCTTTCGGAacacatgtttgtttgttttttccccccccctgAAATATTACGTACACCTGCGCGACTGTttttgactgacactgacaGAGAAGTATTCGTTTAATGTTACTTAGTTATAAGGATGTCTGTTGGGGTACGTAGTGGGTGTCTACCCCCACGCATGCCATTTTTAACCATATCCTTCCTTTTTACAATCGTCCTTTTCAGGGGTGtgtaactgcactgcatcacactgaCAACTCTTCCAAAATGACCTTATTTGGCAAcaccaaaatatgaacaaatattaaagcattatatatatatatatattttctctcatcagaaaataaaaatattcaaaatttaaaaaaaaatttaaccgAGATAATAAAATtcacacaattttttaaaatcataaaataaaaataagattaaccaatttttaaaaatgaagaaaattgtatttttaatcttattttgattaaaaaaaaatattaaaatatgtatgtgtattttttcacattGAATAAGACTTAAAAAACGTTTAAAAATAAggatttttattataaaaacattttatatattaaaaatatttaattttaaaaatcacaaaataaaaaggtatttaaatagaataaaatagaattcatttttaaattgaaaaaaaatgtttttttcatcattttttaaatttctacaTTTTAAATCTTTTACGTgggtaaaaatatattattaatatatattgaaataataaaatattttaagtttTGTAATCAAAATCATAAATCAATTTTTTTATGaatcacaaaattaaaaataacattttatagtATATATTCTGTAATTAATATAtcttaaatttaatttttttcatttttattttcaatttttagcagtaattttttatttactttgtgtgatttgattaattgaatttttttataataacgtagtttattttaatattaatttcaataaaattcaaaaatattgtaaaataagtAAGAAACAGGACAGAAATGTGGGGCTGTAAAAAGGTTCTCGTGTTTCGGTGTAGGTACTTACCCCGTGGCGACCACGCCCCCTTGTGGATGGTAATTGCAGCACAGTCCGTTAGACTCCCTGTCGGCTTTGGTCTGCATGGCCATGCCTCGTTTGCCGGGCTCCCAGATGCGAAGGGCTCTGCAAACGTGACGAGTCGGCgctcatctttttttgttttttttacccgcTGCGAGGGACTGTTACCGTGACGACAGACTCACCTGTCGTCAGTCACAATGGCCAGATGCAAGCCGCTGGGAGAGAACTGGATGGATGAGATCTGGTTTTGCCCGTAGTCCTCAAAGTAGTCTCTGTGGGAGGAGTTAGAATTCTCACCAGCGTTTTACCTGGCAATAGAAAGGTTGGGGGGAGGGAGGGGTTCTTCTTACACCAGCGTGGCCAGCTTCTCGGCCGTGTACGGGTCCCACAGGTCGATCCACCAGCTGGCGCCACTGAAGGCCGCCGTGGCCAGCAGGGCGCCGTCGGGGGAGAAGTCGCAGGAGGAGAGCAGGTACAGTGTCTTGTGGTTGCCGCCCGTCAGGTTCCTGATGAAGGTGTACGAGCGCAGACTCCACAGGCACACCATCTAAGAAAGAAACCAAAAACCACCGTGACCGCCGTCCCGCCCGTGTCCGACTCGGTCGGGATGCTCGGTAACGGCCGACGCTCACTCTGTCAAACCTCCCCACGGTGGCCATCATGCTGCAGTCTGGCGACACGCAGCAGCAGCTGATCCAGTCCTTGTGGCCTGACAGCACCTGGACCTGCTTACCTGCCCGTACAGTCATGACAAGTCAGTGGATTAACCCCGCTTCACTTCTTCTGACACTTAAGAATTTTACAAACCGTGCCTTTGCGTTACGCACATGAATAAACGATCCATTTATAACTCTTTTATTGTTTAACATCCTGCTATTTGCaatgcttcacttctttttacactttttttttccatatcacGTGGCTATTATGTTTTTGTAATTACAGGAAGTGCGCGAGTTACGAACGAGTTCCGTTCTACGCTGGTGACGTAACCCGATTTTCCGCATAAGTCGCATTTCACcgttaaagtcaaaatactctgtataaaaaaacaaaaatacattacaataaaaaaataagatgcTGTACTTACCATTTCTGTTGAGAGGTGACTGGAGAAGAAGGAGGGGAGGCTGTGAGAGCTATTGCTGAGGATGCATGTGTAGAAAACTTGCTCCGCAAGATACCCACCCACTCGGATTCTCTTGGTTAGATGACCCGGAAAAACTTTTGCAGCAGCTTCATCTGCGGAAGCAGCTTCCCCCTGGACCCGGATATTATGAATATTACCACGGGTCTCATACTGTAAGCCAGCCCTTGCTAGCGGAAAATTCCTCCTCCTCAGCGttcttgcctttttgctctttcaaAGTTTGGAAAATACGTCGTGCCTTTTCCTGAATGAGCATTAGGCTGATATTAAGCCTGCGTTGATTCTGATCTTCGATCCATAAGGTAAGTCATCTTTCCATCTCGGCAAGGATGGAAGAACGTTGCTTTGTGATTACTGTGTCCTTCATAGGGGCGAAACCCTTCACGTGCTTTAAAATTGTCCTTAATAATGGTTGCTACGGTCGACCGACTGAAGCCAAAGTCTTTTCTGATGTTCGTCGGTGTCTCTCCTTTCTCCAATCTTTTTATGATGTTATGCTTAGTTTCCAGCTTTTCTTTTGGTTGGACCATTATAACCAGAAGACCCAGCTTTCTTCTTTAGGGCAATAATGTGAAAAAGGGGGAGCGAAAAAGGCAAACATACTCCCGGCGCACAAGAACGATGCACTAGCTAAGCAGAAACACTATGGTGCTGGGGACAAAATGGCGGAAGAGGCATGGGCGTCGTAAAGTCGAAACGTCGTACGTTGGGTACATTGTAACTCGAGGACTTCCTGTATTATGTACTAGTTAAGTCCTTCATTGGATCAATAGTTCATATCACTTtaaatacgtctgtgtaggctctcagtcgtacaggagttgtccaacaagggaaaggcttcttgagacgtcatctgtacttctgtgaagaaggtgtcggacgtttcgctcctcacccgaagagcttcgtcagcgaactaataagtgctggtgtcttaggccttaaatacagtaagagtgggcggaattggtgtgccaacaccctcctcctattggttccttacactaagactgggcggagtagtggtataatcctctcctgccattagcacctccgataaaagggaagtgtagctccctgtagttgggtatgaacaattctgatactggctcgttagcatctattgttctggctcggccctggctccacctcatttgcaagactaagagctgtgggtttcggtctcagtaacctgctgaacacagggtccaaattaaacctcaaaccaccattccgattcaatgatgggttctgttgtttgacaaaaatagcttcctttactcctctttcaaaccatctgttttctttggccaaaatctttacctcgctgtcctgaaaagagtgattggttgctttaaggtgtagatgtactgctgattgaggaccactagaattgtccccgcgatgttgataaagccttttttggagcatttgcttagtttccccaatgtagtgctctttgcattcctcatctttacagtggatggaatagaccacattgctctgtttttggtttggagccttgtctttaggatgcactcgtttttgtctcagggtatttactggtttgaaataggtagagcggaacaaataccaactagtgctgagggaaagaaaaaggagacacaacatgtccagagagcgctctcaacctgtgggtacccgcggtgggcttttaacaaatgtcaaaagaagagagtagggaaagaaacccaaaagcccacagaagcaaaaaggagaggagtggtagtcccttatgtagctggggtctccgaaaaactccagaggatcttatgacaacacaaaattcctacctatacCTATATttcatgtgggcaatgacagtgtgacctggaggggcatgattgggaggaacggcctccccgatctgaatcCGTgcagtgtgatgttgttggacttctgtgcgaacgaCAGTTTGTTCATCACAAACATCATGTTCCAACATagggatgtccacaagtgcacatggcaccaggacaccctaggctgcaggtctatgatcgactttgtagttgtatcatcagacctgcgtccgcatgttctagACAtgtgggtgaagagaggggttgagctgtcaactgatcaccacctggtgatgagttggattagatggcgggggaggattccggacagacctgggagacccaaacatgtagtgagggtgtgctgggaacttTTGGTAGAGTCTCCTGTtggtcgagtcttcagctctcacctccggcagagttCCGCCTGCACCCCGGGGGAGGATGAGGATATTAAGtctgaatgggctctattccgtgcctccattgctgaggcagcttatgggagctgcggccgcaaggtggtcggtgccattcgtggcggcaagcccggAACGTGATGGTGGACACGAGAGGTTAGGGCtgctgtcaagctgaagaaggagtcctatcgagcatggatggcttgcgggactcctgaagcagctgataggtaccagcaggccaagcggcacgcggcttcagcggtggtggaggcaaaaactcgggtgtgggaggagttcggtgaggccatggagcatggTTTTCGgttggcctcgaagaggttctggcaaaccgtctggcgcctcagaaaggggaagcagtgcctggtccacactgtttacagtggggacgggggcctgctgacctcgactgaggctatagtcggacggtggaaggaatactttgaggcccttctcaatcctactgacataccttccatagaggaagcagagtctgaggacagaaacgcggacagttccatcaccgtggctgaggtatctggggcagtcaaaacgctccccagtggcaaagctccgggggtggacgagtttcgccctgaattcctcaaggccctgactgtcttggctgacgcGTCTCTtgaacattgcgtggaagttgggaacagtacctctggattggcagactgcggtggtggtcccctttttcaagaagggtgaccggagggtgtgttccaactacagggggatcacactcctcagcctccctgggaaagtctattccagggtgctggagagaagggtacgaccgttaatcgaacctccgccaaggctgccatttgtcaccgattctgttcatcattttcatggacagaatttctaggtgcagccaaggtgtcaagggagtccagttcgggggccttacaatcatctctgctatttgcagacaatgtggtcctggtGGCCTCATCGGACTGTGACCTGcagtgtttactgggacggtttgcatctgagtgtgaagcttctgggatgagactcagcacctccaaatctgaggccatggttctcagtcggaaaagggtggattgcttcctccgggttgggaatgaggtcctgccccaggtggaggagttcaagtatctcggggtcttgttcacgagtgagggaaggttggagcgtgaggtcgacaggcggatcagcgcagcgtctgcagtaatgcggtcgctgtaccggactgtcgtggtgaagagagagctgagccggaaggcaaagctctcaatttaccgatacatctatgttcccaccctcacctatggtcatgagcttcgggttgtgaccgaaagaacgagatcgcggatgcaagcggctgaaatgagtttcctccgtagggtagctggactcaccctaagagacagggtgaggagctcagtcatccgggaggagctcagagtagagccgctgctccttcacatcgagaagagacatttgaggtggctcgggcatctaatccggatgcctccctggtgatgtGTTCCGGGCATTATTAATATTTCTATCAATAAATGTTCATATTTAATGTcacttgtttttaaaatgattatcaattaatattatttttgattAAAACATACATCCATAGTTAATATcacgtctttttacacttcaaatgattattatttaaaaaaatagattttacttcttttcacacttggGTGGCAGTTAAAGTGAAGTAGGCGAGTTAAGGTGAGTCTGTGCTTGTTTTGTTGGatattctatttttataattgttatGTCTTAATATTTCTATGAAATAATTGGACTAAttattttacatgatttcttcaagtgatttttttttttttttccaacagagTACACCAATTTGGGAGTCTGACCAAAACTGCTACAGCATCATTGAATGTTTTGCTATTTGCTAACTtgtggctaacttctttttacacttgaatgacagcCAAGAACGCTGAATCACCTTTGTGCATAAGGTCCCAGATCCTCAAAGTCTTGTCCCGGGACGAGGACACAAGGGTGAGCGTCCCGTTCCGAGGGAACACGAGGTGGCGAACGACGCCTTCGTGGCCGTGGAGGTCAAACACGGCCACGCCTGATGGACACGCGGGAATAAAAGCATCAAGTAGAGACAACGGCGGCGTCCTCGACAGGAGGTTGAGCTCTCACCCGTGAGAACGTTCCAGATCTTGATCACGCCGTTTTCCAAGCCCGTGGCTAACAGTAGACTCTCGTTTCCTTTTGGCGCCGCTTTGGCGCAGGCCGCCTTTGGGGGTCTGGGTCCGAAAGCGAGCCCCCACACGGGATGACCGCAGCTGAAGCTCTTGTCTCCTCGGTCCACGCCCCCGTCCTGACCTTCTCTGTGGAGGACAACCCACAAAAGATGGAAGGTACATACGGAGTCTCCACTTTTAAAGACAAGTTTGTCAATCATTTGgttattttacagtattgttTAGACTACATGACGCTGTTGGGTACGACCGAGTAGCAGGGAcggattggaaaaaaaataatctgagatttggagaagaaagtcgtaaattcaccaGAAATATCGTCATTTTACaactctccccccccccccccccccccccccacacacacacacacacacaaatgtacgacttttattctcgtaaatttaagatgttttttctcgtacatttacggctcttttttcttgtaaatgtatgactttattctcagatatttccgactttttttctcgtaatttctgattttcagaaaaaaggtaaatttattttttattctcacacatttacaacttttttctcataaattacgacttcatgtgtgactttttttccttgtaaatttacaactttattatcgAAATGTCTGATTTTCACTATaaagtaaatttacgacattcttgtaaatttccgactttttaattgtaatattacaactttttttcttgtaaatgtacaactatttcccacaaatttacaactttattcttgtaaatctacgactttattctcagaaatcttcgactttattcctgtaaatttacaactttattcatgtacatttacaactttttttctcgtaaatttacgacttcgtTCTCAtaaattttaaaacattttatcgaattttcagaaaaaatgtgaatttacgactttattctcgcaaatgtacaactttattctcacacatttacaacttttttctcataaatttaggacattattctcgtgaaatgtacgactttttttctcataaatttacaactttatgatCGAAATTTCAGATTTTcagaaaaacatacatttacaacttttttcttgtacatgtgcaactttttttgtaaaatttacaacttttattgtaaatttccaacttttttcctctcaaatttaaaacattattcTTCTACATTTACATCTcttttttcgtaaatttacgaatTCATTCTCGTATATTTGcggccttttttttcttgtaaatttacaagtttattcttgtaaatgtacaactttattatcgtacatttgcaatttttttcctcgtaaaatgtatttttaatttatcaTCGAAATTTCTgattttcagaaaaaagtaaatttacaacttttttattgtaatattaggactctTTTCCCTTTCttacaaatttacaactttattccagtacatttacaacttttttttttctcctaaatttatgactttagaCTTgaaatttcacttttttttccagtgtggccctaatactccatggtagttaaaaaaaaaaaaaaaaaaaaaaatcattgtttCCACATACAGAATCAGCCGTTAGGTGTTGGGTGAAAaccataaattgttttttttctttagacaGCAGTGACATATCTcctgaaaattgtatttttaatatgagattaaaaaatattaaaacgttatatctatttatcttttttttatgaagtgtGACATTATTTTCTGGGGTGATTTTCAGGCTTTAGGTGATATTTGTGGTATTTTGTGTCACTAATATTGAAAAATGTTCctgcttttgtgttttgtacCATTTTAATCACATGTTCAAATATGCATTTGAGATAACACCAGATTACTGACATACCTTTAGTACGTTTAAAGCTGTTAGCAGAACCTGAATTGTTAGTTGAAGATTATTTCAAGTAATAGTGTTGTTATTTTGCATCGTTTCTGGCATATTTCCGAGGGTCTGTGAACGCCTCGTGTGAACTTGACTTGCACGCACTCTGAGTCAAGGGGCCAGGCGACCACCCACACGATTCCGTGTCCCATGGACCAGGCGAACCAGGCTCCGTCGGGGGAGAAGTCCACGCTCCAGGTCTCGCATCCGGGACGGCCCTCCAGGGACGGCGGTCGCCGCGTCTTCAGCTCCAGGATGAGCGCCGGGTCGGAGGCTGCGGAAGCGAcggcaaaaacaacaacaacattaaacACGGGACCCCGGTGAAGAGGCGTAAATTCCGCCGGTGCCTGGTGACAGAAGAGCCGCTAGCGAAAACGTCACGTACCGGTCGGCTGGAGGTCCGCGTTGCTTTGCGTGGAGCACATCGTCGCCTCTTCacattcttccacttcctcaAGCGAACCTCCGCGGTTGTGTCCGCTCCATGGAGACCGAGCTGGGCCCGGCAGGACTCCCGATCACGGcctcaaacaaacaagcaaacaaaaaaactcgGAAGGTTCCAAGGGTCTTTTGCCGTCTTTGATGGTGAGGCAGCGTCGATTACGACATTTTCTCAGCGTAGTCACGTTCTCGTCTTATTACGTAATTACGCTAAGCCACGCCCCCTATCCCGAGCAGCTCTTCTCGAAGCGTGGAGAAGGCAGGGAGGGGCGTGGCTACCAGACGCTGGGTGCATTGAAAACACAAAGTGAAGCGTTAAAATGGacgtatttatatacagtatatatatatataaaataaggcAACATTCAATTGAAAGAAAATGAATGtcatttacatacatatacaaatatttaagaGAAGACTTGAGGCTGTTGGCTTGTCGCTGACTGACCGACCGTCCCACTTTTCCTGTCCAGTGGCATTCTCAAGCGTCAGGGACGCCAGGGAAGTGCCGGGTGTACAGGCTCCCGACACATTTGACGTTTCAAAATTCCGCACTCCCGAAATAGACGCGTGCAACAGTTCATTGAAGAATGATCGATTCATTACCCAATTCAACAACAACTATTTGGGCATTCGGTTCAGTTAAAAACGTAACTATCCTCTGATTTAGTGTTAGCATACTgctgttagcatactaacagttagcattttagctaatttCCACATGTATATACAGCAATGGCATGATGTATGGACACCATAGGGGTGTCTTGCCACTTTCGGTACATAttgctatcttgctaggtgttcgcatgctaactgttagcatttcaGCTATTTTATACATGTCTACATGCAAATACATGCATGGCATGAGCTAGGAACACAATAGGACAGCTTTTGCTGCATAGTGCTGTCTTGCTCGGTGCTAGCACGCTAGCGTTTTAGCTAATTTACTCATGTCTACATGCTAAACTATACATGGCGTTGTTTGCTGGCATGGCACAGCATGCTAGCAAACACGACGCCAGTGTTTCACAACACTAGGGGCATGCCCATCAACATTTCCGCTGGGAATTTTCTAGTTAACGATTAGCTAATTTCCTTTGCGTAAATCTCAACATGGCATGATCTAGGGACACTCTAGAACTGTCTTGGCAATTGTGGTACATagtgctatcttgctaggtgttagcatgctaactgttagcattttagctaatttACTCATGTTCATATGCAAATATAGTGTATACATGTCATGATGAAGGGACATGATACAACCGTCTTTGCACTTTCCATACTTagtgctatcttgctaggtgctagcataaAAACTGTTAAGCTAATTAACTAAATTATACATGGCATTGATTGCTGCATGAATACGTCAAAAAATATAGATTGGGTCACAAATGAGGGCCTACCGTCCTGAGTGAAGAGCGAAGTCACATCTTTCTGCCGAGACATACGGAAGATCAGCATCCAGCATCAAACACACCAGtcacaaacatattttttatttatagatTTGTATATA
Encoded proteins:
- the wsb2 gene encoding WD repeat and SOCS box-containing protein 2 isoform X1 produces the protein MCSTQSNADLQPTASDPALILELKTRRPPSLEGRPGCETWSVDFSPDGAWFAWSMGHGIVWVVAWPLDSEEGQDGGVDRGDKSFSCGHPVWGLAFGPRPPKAACAKAAPKGNESLLLATGLENGVIKIWNVLTGVAVFDLHGHEGVVRHLVFPRNGTLTLVSSSRDKTLRIWDLMHKGKQVQVLSGHKDWISCCCVSPDCSMMATVGRFDRMVCLWSLRSYTFIRNLTGGNHKTLYLLSSCDFSPDGALLATAAFSGASWWIDLWDPYTAEKLATLVDYFEDYGQNQISSIQFSPSGLHLAIVTDDRALRIWEPGKRGMAMQTKADRESNGLCCNYHPQGGVVATGTRDGHVRFWKAPWTVPNLRHLCRSILRHSVSTHQMEPLPLPKRILEYLTYRDIPDCLRAHHATSDATWQT
- the wsb2 gene encoding WD repeat and SOCS box-containing protein 2 isoform X2 — encoded protein: MVCLWSLRSYTFIRNLTGGNHKTLYLLSSCDFSPDGALLATAAFSGASWWIDLWDPYTAEKLATLVDYFEDYGQNQISSIQFSPSGLHLAIVTDDRALRIWEPGKRGMAMQTKADRESNGLCCNYHPQGGVVATGTRDGHVRFWKAPWTVPNLRHLCRSILRHSVSTHQMEPLPLPKRILEYLTYRDIPDCLRAHHATSDATWQT